One Solanum pennellii chromosome 10, SPENNV200 genomic region harbors:
- the LOC107001281 gene encoding uncharacterized protein LOC107001281, with product MTSQETGTTEEIRVLKHQMAEMYEAWMSGQPPPSSIRDDFNTNMSHPIQVSTRDPIYPPGFSPYANTFNVAGTSMHPAAKMMPKSNSDPPPKVRRDQSYTPKEAIKIPSSHPYIHQCSSPVEIEKMVKNEEHEEMTNKIKSLEQSIRDMQGLGGHKGVSFSDLCMFPHVHLPAAFKTPMFEKYDGHRDPIAHLKRYFNQLRGAEGKRRVTYGLFWGKLCRDCIRMVHRSGYHQLSHMG from the exons ATGACTTCACAAGAAACAGGGACAACTGAAGAGATAAGGGTGTTAAAACATCAAATGGCAGAGATGTACGAGGCTTGGATGAGTGGACAACCTCCACCGTCTTCAATCCGAGAcgattttaatacaaatatgtctCACCCTATCCAGGTGTCGACAAGAGATCCGATATATCCCCCTGGATTCAGCCCCTATGCTAATACATTCAATGTCGCTGGCACTTCTATG CATCCCGCAGCCAAGATGATGCCCAAATCCAACAGTGATCCTCCGCCCAAAGTTCGGCGTGATCAGAGTTACACTCCTAAAGAGGCCATTAAAATTCCAAGCTCTCATCCCTACATTCATCAGTGTAGTTCCCCTGTCGAAATTGAGAAGATGGTCAAGAATGAGGAACATGAAGAAAtgactaataaaataaagagtttGGAACAGAGTATAAGAGATATGCAAGGACTAGGAGGCCACAAGGGCGTCTCGTTCAGTGACTTGTGTATGTTTCCTCACGTTCATTTACCTGCTGCTTTTAAAACTCCaatgtttgaaaaatatgatggTCACAGAGACCCCATAGCTCATCTAAAGAGATATTTCAACCAATTGAGGGGTGCAGAGGGCAAAAGAAGAGTTACATATGGCCTATTTTGGGGAAAGCTTTGTAGGGATTGTATCAGAATGGTTCATAGAtcaggatatcaccaactttCACACATGGGATGA
- the LOC107001282 gene encoding uncharacterized protein LOC107001282 codes for MENFREYDISGDSAIRWREQAARVKPPMKESEMIGVFLQAQEPDYFHILLSAVGKTFAEVIKVGEMVENGIKSVEIVSQAALKATTQVLQNGSGNIEGKNRRVDVAAIVSVPRTHVQGNSSQHYFSSQAPQYSVPYTLYHVFNAQPIAPLSYPQWRAPTPQNHPPPPQVHQNTARIPFRPRPQYKKGNGVKDEFTPIGESYACLFQKLRTLNVLSPIERNMSNPYPRNLDYSQHCAYCSNAPGHNIERCWYFKRAIQDSVDSNRIIVESQSGPNINQNPLPRHTETNMLEMMKGHEEFTSLYKPIFRVGTGIEKLENVVDLTKIMPLGAESVLEKLSPSNTPILTVKRSLEDVWASPSKAKLFIPKRPNKPILIVQGAHIPLVIIRPVSHLPMTNPKAGPWNYEPTVVTYKGKEIDE; via the coding sequence ATGGAAAATTTTCGTGAATATGACATCTCTGGCGACTCTGCTATCAGATGGAGGGAACAAGCTGCTAGGGTTAAACCACCGATGAAGGAGTCAGAGATGATTGGCGTTTTTCTCCAGGCGCAAGAACCTGATTACTTTCACATTCTGCTTTCTGCAGTAGGAAAGACATTCGCTGAAGTTATTAAGGTAGGGGAAATGGTGGAAAATGGCATAAAGTCTGTAGAGATTGTAAGTCAAGCTGCCTTAAAAGCCACAACACAAGTGCTTCAAAATGGTTCTGGAAATATTGAAGGGAAGAACAGAAGGGTGGATGTGGCCGCTATTGTATCAGTGCCTAGGACTCATGTCCAAGGTAATTCCTCACAACACTATTTTTCTTCCCAAGCTCCACAATATTCTGTCCCATACACTCTATATCATGTTTTTAATGCACAACCAATTGCACCCCTTTCTTATCCACAATGGCGTGCACCAACTCCACAAAATCATCCACCACCCCCACAAGTTCATCAAAATACTGCTAGAATTCCTTTCCGTCCTAGACCACAATACAAAAAGGGAAATGGCGTTAAAGATGAGTTCACTCCTATTGGGGAATCGTATGCTTGCTTGTTCCAAAAATTAAGGACGTTGAATGTTTTGAGTCCTATTGAGAGAAATATGTCTAATCCTTACCCGAGAAATTTGGATTATTCTCAACATTGCGCATATTGTTCTAATGCCCCAGGGCACAACATAGAGAGATGTTGGTATTTTAAAAGGGCCATTCAGGATTCGGTCGATTCTAATCGAATTATAGTTGAAAGTCAAAGTGGACCCAACATCAATCAAAATCCATTGCCGAGGCATACTGAAACAAACATGCTAGAAATGATGAAGGGTCATGAAGAGTTTACATCTCtgtataagccaatctttaggGTTGGAACTGGCATTGAGAAGTTAGAAAATGttgttgatttaacaaaaataatgcctTTAGGGGCGGAAAGTGTGTTAGAAAAGTTGAGTCCATCAAACACACCCATCTTAACTGTGAAAAGATCCCTTGAAGATGTTTGGGCAAGTCCGAGTAAGGCAAAATTGTTTATTCCAAAAAGGCCAAACAAACCTATCTTGATCGTGCAAGGGGCCCATATTCCTCTTGTGATTATCAGGCCAGTATCCCATCTCCCAATGACTAACCCCAAAGCTGGTCCTTGGAACTATGAGCCCACTGTCGTGACATACAAGggaaaagaaattgatgaataa